A genome region from Aestuariivirga litoralis includes the following:
- a CDS encoding ATP F0F1 synthase subunit B (Produces ATP from ADP in the presence of a proton gradient across the membrane. Subunit B is part of the membrane proton channel.) has protein sequence MQFMDQTFYAFVALVLFLGVVFYAGAHKKAGKALDDRAATIAKELADAKKLREDAEKLLADYKQRKLDAEKEAADIIASAKTQASEYAKEAKTKLTETLARRTKQAEIKISQAEQAATKEVRHRAADLAIAAAGSLISAQKGNAKLIADSIAAVKAKSY, from the coding sequence ATGCAATTCATGGATCAAACCTTCTACGCCTTCGTCGCTCTGGTGCTGTTCCTCGGCGTTGTGTTTTACGCCGGTGCCCACAAGAAAGCCGGCAAGGCACTGGATGACCGCGCCGCCACCATCGCCAAGGAATTGGCCGATGCGAAGAAGCTGCGTGAAGACGCTGAAAAGCTTTTGGCCGATTACAAGCAGCGCAAGCTGGACGCCGAAAAGGAAGCCGCCGACATCATAGCTTCTGCCAAGACGCAGGCCAGCGAATACGCCAAGGAAGCCAAGACCAAGCTGACGGAAACCCTGGCCCGCCGCACCAAACAGGCCGAGATCAAGATTTCGCAAGCCGAGCAAGCCGCCACCAAAGAAGTCCGCCACCGCGCCGCTGACCTGGCGATCGCAGCCGCAGGCTCCCTCATCAGCGCCCAAAAGGGCAACGCCAAACTTATCGCGGACTCAATCGCAGCCGTGAAGGCCAAGTCGTACTGA
- the gcvP gene encoding aminomethyl-transferring glycine dehydrogenase, which translates to MTVPFSSRHIGPNETETASMLKLLGSSSLDDFIAKAVPEKLRSTRALEMEPALSEHEALAKMKAMAEQNKVLTSAIGMGYYGTHVPPVILRNVLENPGWYTAYTPYQAEVSQGRLEALLNYQQMVMDLTGLDIANASLLDEATAAAEAMAMAKRVAKSQANVFFIDKDTHPQTIGVLQTRAKGFGIELQIADVAQLDAAKVFGALLSYPGSSGAVRDISSITAKLHEAGALAIVATDLLALTLLKSPGEMGADIALGCAQRFGVPMGFGGPHAAFFAVKNELKRVMPGRLIGVSVDAAGHRALRMALQTREQHIRRDKATSNICTAQVLLAVMAGFYACWHGPEGLKSMAEGIHAHARKLAGAVKAAGHELLSENFFDTVTIKVKGGAKSVFAAAAKAGINLRLVDADHVGVALDETTTDETIRVLIKVFGGTDGGNAGGISLNLQRQSAFLTHPVFHRHRTETEMMRYMRLLQGKDLALDQAMIPLGSCTMKLNAAAEMIPVTWPEIGQIHPFAPPAQTKGYAAMFASLEKMLCEITGFDAVSLQPNAGSQGEYAGLMAIRGYLDKNGGKKRDVCLIPISAHGTNPASAAMCGMKIVVVACDAKGNVEVADLEAKAKQHAHDLAALMITYPSTHGVYEDSIVDICRIIHENGGQVYLDGANLNAQVGLMRPAELGADVCHMNLHKTFCIPHGGGGPGMGPIGVRAHLAPHLPGHAVIKQKSGAKGAVSAAPYGSASILPISWMYIAMMGGNGLTLATKMAVLNANYMAARLKNSFPILYTGPAGTVAHECILDLRWLKEKGLSVEDVAKRLADYGFHAPTMSFPVVDTLMVEPTESEAKGELDRFCDAMIAIRKEIDDVIAGRADKTDNVLKNAPHTHKDLLGEWKHPYQKAQAFFPLGDHGFKYWPPVKRVDNVYGDRNLICACPPMEDYLQAAE; encoded by the coding sequence ATGACAGTGCCTTTCTCCTCACGTCATATCGGACCCAATGAAACTGAAACGGCCAGCATGCTGAAACTGCTCGGCTCATCTTCGTTGGATGATTTCATCGCCAAGGCTGTGCCGGAAAAATTGCGAAGCACGCGCGCGCTGGAGATGGAACCGGCGTTGAGCGAGCATGAGGCGCTGGCCAAAATGAAGGCGATGGCGGAGCAGAACAAGGTTCTCACCTCGGCTATCGGCATGGGCTATTACGGCACGCATGTGCCGCCGGTGATCCTGCGCAATGTGCTGGAGAATCCGGGCTGGTACACGGCTTACACGCCTTACCAGGCGGAGGTGAGCCAGGGGCGGCTGGAAGCGCTGCTGAATTACCAGCAGATGGTGATGGACCTGACCGGACTCGATATTGCCAATGCCTCGTTGCTGGATGAGGCAACCGCCGCCGCCGAAGCGATGGCGATGGCCAAGCGCGTGGCGAAGTCCCAAGCCAATGTGTTTTTCATCGACAAGGATACGCATCCGCAGACCATTGGTGTGCTGCAAACGCGCGCCAAGGGTTTTGGTATTGAGCTGCAGATTGCCGATGTGGCGCAGCTGGATGCGGCCAAGGTGTTTGGTGCGCTGCTTTCCTATCCGGGTTCATCGGGCGCGGTGCGGGATATTTCTTCCATCACGGCCAAGCTGCATGAGGCGGGCGCATTGGCGATTGTCGCCACTGATTTACTGGCGCTGACGCTATTGAAATCACCGGGTGAAATGGGAGCTGACATTGCACTGGGTTGTGCGCAACGCTTTGGTGTGCCGATGGGCTTCGGTGGGCCGCATGCCGCTTTCTTTGCGGTGAAGAATGAGTTGAAGCGGGTGATGCCGGGCCGCCTGATCGGTGTGTCGGTCGATGCTGCGGGCCACCGCGCCTTGCGCATGGCGCTGCAAACGCGCGAGCAGCATATCCGCCGCGACAAGGCGACGTCGAATATCTGCACGGCGCAAGTTCTGCTGGCGGTGATGGCCGGGTTCTATGCTTGCTGGCACGGTCCGGAAGGTTTGAAATCCATGGCTGAGGGCATTCACGCCCACGCGCGAAAACTGGCGGGTGCAGTGAAAGCGGCGGGGCATGAGCTGTTGTCAGAGAATTTCTTTGATACCGTGACGATTAAGGTGAAGGGCGGCGCGAAATCTGTTTTTGCAGCGGCGGCCAAGGCTGGAATCAATCTGCGTCTGGTGGATGCAGATCATGTCGGCGTTGCGCTGGATGAAACCACGACGGATGAAACCATCCGTGTACTGATCAAAGTGTTCGGCGGCACTGACGGCGGCAACGCTGGTGGTATTTCGCTGAACCTGCAGCGCCAGTCTGCGTTCCTCACGCATCCGGTTTTCCACCGCCACCGCACGGAAACCGAGATGATGCGCTATATGCGGTTGCTGCAGGGCAAGGATTTGGCGCTGGATCAGGCGATGATTCCACTTGGCTCTTGTACCATGAAGCTGAATGCAGCGGCGGAGATGATCCCGGTGACTTGGCCGGAGATTGGGCAAATCCATCCCTTCGCACCGCCTGCACAGACCAAAGGTTATGCGGCGATGTTTGCCAGCCTGGAAAAGATGCTGTGTGAGATCACCGGTTTTGATGCCGTGTCGCTGCAGCCCAATGCGGGCAGCCAGGGCGAATATGCGGGCCTGATGGCGATCCGCGGTTATCTCGACAAAAACGGCGGCAAGAAGCGTGATGTGTGCCTGATCCCGATTTCAGCACATGGTACCAACCCGGCTTCGGCTGCGATGTGCGGCATGAAGATTGTGGTGGTGGCTTGCGATGCCAAGGGCAATGTGGAAGTGGCTGACCTCGAAGCCAAGGCCAAGCAACACGCGCATGACCTTGCGGCGTTGATGATCACTTATCCGTCGACGCACGGCGTCTATGAGGATTCGATCGTGGATATCTGCCGCATCATTCATGAGAATGGCGGTCAGGTTTATCTCGATGGCGCCAATCTCAATGCACAAGTGGGATTGATGCGGCCTGCCGAGTTGGGTGCTGATGTGTGCCACATGAATTTGCACAAGACGTTCTGCATTCCGCATGGCGGCGGCGGGCCGGGCATGGGGCCTATTGGCGTTCGCGCCCATCTGGCACCGCATCTGCCGGGGCATGCGGTGATCAAGCAGAAGAGTGGTGCCAAGGGGGCTGTGTCTGCTGCACCCTACGGTTCTGCGTCGATCCTGCCGATCTCATGGATGTATATCGCCATGATGGGCGGTAATGGCCTCACGCTGGCCACCAAGATGGCGGTGCTGAATGCCAATTACATGGCGGCGCGGCTGAAGAACTCGTTCCCCATTCTTTACACCGGGCCTGCCGGCACGGTGGCGCATGAATGCATTCTCGATCTGCGCTGGTTGAAGGAGAAGGGCCTGTCGGTGGAAGATGTGGCCAAGCGGTTGGCGGATTATGGCTTCCATGCGCCCACCATGTCTTTCCCGGTGGTTGATACGCTGATGGTGGAACCCACAGAGAGCGAAGCCAAGGGCGAGCTGGACCGGTTCTGCGATGCGATGATCGCCATCCGCAAGGAAATCGATGATGTGATCGCTGGCCGTGCCGACAAGACGGACAATGTACTGAAGAACGCGCCGCATACGCACAAGGATCTACTGGGCGAGTGGAAGCACCCGTATCAGAAGGCGCAGGCCTTCTTCCCGCTGGGCGATCATGGCTTCAAATATTGGCCCCCGGTGAAGCGGGTGGACAATGTTTATGGCGATCGCAACTTGATCTGCGCCTGCCCGCCGATGGAAGATTACCTGCAAGCGGCAGAGTAA
- the gcvH gene encoding glycine cleavage system protein GcvH — protein MKFSKDHEWVTVEGGVATIGISEHAQSQLGDVVFVDLPKIGRQVKANENVATVESVKAASDVYVPVSGEVVAVNEELSGDPALVNRAPESDGWFMKVKLSNESELSALMDKAAYDKFVG, from the coding sequence ATGAAATTCTCCAAAGACCATGAATGGGTGACCGTTGAAGGTGGCGTGGCTACCATCGGTATTTCCGAGCACGCACAATCGCAATTGGGCGACGTGGTGTTTGTCGATCTTCCGAAAATCGGCCGCCAGGTGAAAGCCAATGAAAATGTGGCCACGGTGGAAAGCGTGAAGGCTGCTTCGGATGTCTACGTACCCGTCTCCGGCGAAGTCGTCGCGGTGAATGAGGAGCTTTCCGGTGATCCTGCTCTGGTGAACCGCGCGCCTGAGAGCGACGGCTGGTTCATGAAGGTGAAGCTTTCCAATGAAAGCGAATTGTCCGCGCTGATGGACAAGGCGGCTTACGACAAATTTGTAGGATAA
- the gcvT gene encoding glycine cleavage system aminomethyltransferase GcvT produces the protein MDETALRRTPLYDLHVALGAKMVPFAGYYMPVQYPTGIMAEHKWCRENAGLFEVSHMGQCSITGPDFQTTARAMEMLVPADVLSLAPGQQRYSQLMNVQGGISDDLMITHSNWEGLEGSLYVVVNASRKGFDFDHIEENLPPGLSFKRYDSLALMALQGPKAEGVLAALNPAVKQLAFMSSGRFMLGGMEVHVSRSGYTGEDGFELSVEDKDAATLWNRLLENADVKPVGLGARDSLRLEAGLCLYGHDIDKTTSPIEAGLQWSIAKRRRVDGGFPGSRRVQRELLGGVSRKRIGIKPEGRAPARDGTEIQDETGRKIGVITSGGFGPTVNGPIAMGYVETAYATPGTPLQLIVRGQAMPAQAVSLPFIPNRFKR, from the coding sequence ATGGACGAAACCGCGCTGAGGCGCACCCCGCTTTATGATCTGCATGTGGCCCTGGGCGCCAAAATGGTGCCCTTTGCGGGCTATTACATGCCGGTTCAATATCCCACCGGCATCATGGCCGAGCACAAATGGTGCCGCGAGAATGCGGGTCTGTTTGAAGTTTCGCATATGGGCCAATGTTCGATCACCGGGCCGGATTTCCAAACCACCGCGCGGGCGATGGAAATGCTGGTGCCCGCCGATGTGCTGAGCCTAGCTCCCGGCCAGCAGCGCTATTCGCAATTGATGAATGTGCAAGGTGGCATCAGCGATGATCTGATGATTACGCATTCAAATTGGGAAGGGCTGGAAGGCTCGCTCTATGTGGTAGTCAACGCCTCGCGCAAGGGTTTTGACTTTGACCATATCGAGGAAAACCTGCCGCCTGGCTTGAGTTTCAAACGCTATGACTCGCTGGCCCTCATGGCGCTGCAGGGGCCGAAGGCCGAAGGCGTTCTTGCGGCACTCAATCCTGCGGTGAAGCAATTGGCCTTCATGAGTTCGGGGCGCTTCATGCTGGGTGGCATGGAAGTGCATGTGTCGCGCTCCGGCTATACCGGTGAAGACGGCTTTGAGCTTTCGGTTGAGGACAAGGATGCGGCCACGCTGTGGAACAGGCTTCTGGAAAATGCTGATGTGAAGCCGGTCGGTCTGGGTGCTCGCGATTCCCTGCGGCTGGAAGCTGGCTTGTGTCTTTATGGCCATGACATCGACAAGACGACTTCACCCATCGAGGCCGGGCTGCAATGGTCCATCGCCAAGCGACGGCGTGTGGATGGTGGCTTTCCGGGCTCGCGCCGCGTGCAGCGCGAATTGCTGGGTGGCGTATCGCGCAAGCGCATCGGCATCAAGCCGGAAGGTCGCGCCCCGGCGCGCGACGGTACAGAGATTCAGGACGAGACGGGACGTAAGATTGGCGTGATCACCTCGGGCGGCTTCGGCCCCACAGTGAATGGCCCGATTGCCATGGGCTATGTGGAAACCGCCTATGCCACGCCCGGCACGCCCTTGCAGCTGATCGTGCGCGGGCAGGCGATGCCGGCGCAGGCTGTTTCGCTGCCCTTCATTCCCAACCGCTTCAAAAGATAA
- a CDS encoding SMP-30/gluconolactonase/LRE family protein: protein MFYGEPEGTGYEILDKRFEQLKTGHGRVERLWTGARWTEGPAWFPAGRYLLFSDIPNNRMMRFDETDGSVSTFRQPSNNSNGNTRDFQGRLVSCEHLARRVTRTEHDGSITVLASHLDGKRFNSPNDVVVKSDGSIWFTDPSYGILADYEGGRAESEIGRCNVYRIDGQSGDITLVADDFEKPNGLAFSPDESLLYIADTGASHLVNGPKHIRRFKVDGARLRGGEVFATCTAGLFDGFRLDSDGRIWTSAADGVHCYEPDGTLIGKVLIPELVANVSWGGAKLNRLFICGTTSLYSVYLSVNGTR, encoded by the coding sequence ATGTTTTACGGGGAACCAGAGGGTACCGGTTACGAAATTCTCGACAAGCGTTTTGAACAGCTGAAGACCGGCCATGGCCGCGTTGAACGCCTGTGGACGGGTGCGCGCTGGACCGAAGGCCCTGCGTGGTTTCCCGCCGGCCGGTATTTGCTGTTCTCGGATATTCCCAACAACCGCATGATGCGTTTCGATGAGACTGATGGCAGCGTTTCCACCTTCCGCCAGCCCTCGAACAATTCCAACGGCAACACCCGCGACTTTCAGGGCCGCCTTGTCAGCTGCGAGCATCTCGCCCGCCGTGTCACGCGCACCGAGCATGATGGTTCGATCACTGTTCTCGCATCGCATCTCGATGGTAAGCGCTTCAACTCGCCCAATGACGTGGTGGTGAAGAGCGATGGCTCCATCTGGTTCACCGATCCAAGCTACGGAATCCTCGCCGATTATGAAGGTGGCCGTGCCGAGAGCGAAATCGGCCGCTGCAATGTCTACCGCATCGATGGCCAGAGCGGTGATATCACGCTGGTGGCCGATGATTTCGAAAAGCCCAATGGCCTCGCCTTCTCGCCCGATGAAAGCCTGCTCTATATCGCCGACACCGGTGCGAGCCATTTGGTGAACGGCCCCAAACACATTCGCCGTTTCAAGGTGGATGGCGCCAGGCTGCGCGGCGGCGAAGTTTTCGCCACCTGCACGGCCGGCCTGTTTGACGGCTTCCGGCTGGATAGCGATGGCCGCATCTGGACCTCAGCCGCCGATGGCGTGCACTGCTATGAACCAGACGGCACGCTGATCGGCAAAGTGCTGATTCCGGAACTGGTCGCCAATGTCAGCTGGGGCGGCGCAAAATTGAACCGCCTCTTCATCTGCGGCACCACATCGCTCTATTCGGTCTATCTGTCGGTCAACGGCACAAGATAA
- a CDS encoding DUF6790 family protein — translation MYLAIVLLTMLVLPVASMLVHHGMEPSLPWIVLLGRWFVFWGVGARLGLAGFRQYLRPEFTARNIFHMKGDEALPLVKELGAANLAAGVTGLLSLVMPSFVLPAAIYALIFYANAGWAHVMRPGRLLNENIAMISDLFIALILAVYVLGSVFS, via the coding sequence ATGTATCTCGCCATCGTCTTGCTCACCATGCTGGTTCTTCCGGTTGCTTCCATGCTGGTTCATCATGGCATGGAGCCGTCTCTTCCATGGATAGTGCTGCTGGGCCGCTGGTTCGTGTTCTGGGGCGTGGGCGCAAGATTAGGTCTTGCCGGCTTCCGCCAATATCTCCGCCCTGAATTCACGGCGCGGAACATTTTCCACATGAAAGGCGATGAAGCCTTGCCCTTGGTGAAAGAGCTCGGCGCAGCCAATCTTGCCGCCGGCGTCACGGGCCTGCTCTCGCTCGTCATGCCCAGCTTCGTGCTTCCCGCTGCCATCTATGCGCTGATCTTCTATGCAAATGCAGGATGGGCGCATGTCATGCGGCCCGGACGTTTGCTCAACGAAAACATCGCCATGATCAGCGATCTTTTCATTGCGCTCATTCTGGCTGTCTACGTGCTTGGATCGGTCTTTTCATAG
- the secA gene encoding preprotein translocase subunit SecA, with amino-acid sequence MLGLGTLAAKVFGTTNGRKLVTYQKKVPAINAMEPEYEALSDSELMGLTAKFRAELAEGKTLDDLLVPAFAAVREAAKRSLGLRHFDVQMVGGMVLNAGMIAEMKTGEGKTLVSTLPVYLAALAGKGVHVVTVNDYLAKRDSAWMGKVFATLGMTTGVIVHGLDDNQRRAAYACDVTYGTNNELGFDYLRDNMKYHLEEMVQREHNFAIVDEVDSILIDEARTPLIISGPVDDKSDLYNTLDKFIPQLLAEDFELDEKQRQVTLTEAGNEHLEQMLLAAGVIKGGTLYDAANVTVVHHIQNALRAHKLFTLDKDYIVKDGEVVIIDEFTGRMMPGRRYSEGLHQAIEAKEHVQVQPENVTMASITFQNYFRMYDKLAGMTGTALTEVDEFIDIYGLDVLEVPTNVPVARLDESDEVYRTEREKFTSIIETIRVATAGGQPVLVGTASIEKSEQLSAALTAAKIQHNVLNARFHEQEAQIIAQAGAPGAVTIATNMAGRGTDIKLGGNLDMRVEQELAHLPEGPERNRAIQKIVDEIESNKRIVLDAGGLFVIGTERHESRRIDNQLRGRSGRQGDPGRSRFYLSLQDDLMRIFGTDRLDGMLQKLGLKEGEAIVSTWINKALETAQKKVEARNFDIRKNLLKFDNVMNDQRKVIFDQRVSIMKGEEVSETVDDMRHDVVSELVSKHIPENAYAESWDAVGLREKLRDAVAIDFPVDDWAKEEGIAEEQIRERVLETVDGMYIAKREEWNQAMPGQNLPHQIEKSVLLQTLDKLWREHIIANDYLRQVIHLRGYGQRDPLNEYKTEGYNMFQDMVSNLKEAVTSQLMRVQLQSQPPDGLPDETPLPPMEMHHIDATSHQDEGGDQNVVVGQMTMEAAAPAKKKAALKKAAAKFNPKKPETWGKVARNDDCPCGSGKKYKHCHGAFV; translated from the coding sequence ATGCTCGGATTGGGAACTCTCGCCGCCAAGGTTTTTGGGACGACGAACGGCCGCAAGTTGGTGACCTACCAGAAGAAGGTGCCGGCCATCAATGCGATGGAGCCGGAGTATGAAGCCCTAAGCGATTCCGAGTTGATGGGTCTGACTGCCAAATTCCGTGCCGAACTGGCCGAAGGCAAGACGCTGGATGATCTGCTGGTGCCGGCCTTTGCTGCCGTGCGCGAAGCCGCCAAGCGTTCTCTTGGTCTGCGCCATTTCGATGTGCAGATGGTGGGCGGCATGGTGCTCAATGCCGGCATGATTGCCGAGATGAAAACCGGTGAAGGCAAGACGCTGGTCTCCACGCTTCCGGTCTATCTCGCCGCCCTTGCTGGCAAGGGTGTTCACGTGGTGACGGTGAATGACTATCTGGCCAAGCGTGACTCGGCCTGGATGGGCAAGGTGTTTGCCACACTTGGGATGACCACCGGCGTGATCGTGCACGGGCTGGATGATAATCAGCGCCGTGCGGCCTACGCTTGCGATGTGACTTACGGCACCAACAACGAGCTGGGTTTCGATTATCTGCGTGACAACATGAAGTATCATCTCGAAGAGATGGTGCAGCGTGAGCACAACTTCGCCATCGTTGACGAAGTGGACTCGATCCTGATCGACGAAGCGCGCACGCCGCTGATCATTTCAGGCCCGGTGGACGACAAGTCTGATCTCTACAACACGCTGGACAAGTTCATTCCGCAGCTTCTGGCGGAAGACTTTGAACTCGATGAAAAGCAGCGCCAGGTGACGCTGACGGAAGCCGGCAATGAACATCTCGAGCAGATGCTGCTGGCGGCTGGCGTGATCAAGGGCGGCACGCTGTATGATGCGGCCAACGTGACCGTGGTGCATCACATCCAGAACGCCCTGCGCGCACACAAGCTATTCACGCTGGACAAGGACTATATCGTCAAGGATGGCGAAGTGGTCATCATTGACGAATTCACTGGCCGCATGATGCCGGGCCGGCGCTATTCGGAAGGCCTGCATCAGGCCATCGAAGCCAAGGAACACGTGCAGGTTCAGCCTGAAAATGTGACGATGGCTTCGATCACTTTCCAGAATTATTTCCGCATGTATGACAAGCTTGCGGGCATGACTGGTACAGCACTCACCGAAGTGGATGAGTTCATCGACATCTATGGGCTTGATGTTCTCGAAGTGCCGACCAACGTGCCGGTGGCACGCCTCGACGAAAGCGATGAAGTTTACCGCACCGAGCGCGAGAAGTTTACCTCGATCATCGAGACGATCCGCGTCGCCACCGCTGGTGGACAACCGGTGCTCGTCGGCACCGCTTCGATTGAAAAATCAGAGCAGCTTTCGGCAGCACTTACCGCTGCAAAAATCCAGCATAACGTTTTGAATGCGCGCTTCCATGAACAGGAAGCCCAGATCATCGCGCAGGCCGGTGCGCCGGGTGCTGTGACCATCGCCACCAACATGGCCGGCCGCGGCACCGACATCAAGCTGGGCGGCAATCTGGACATGCGTGTTGAGCAGGAGCTCGCACATTTGCCGGAAGGACCTGAGCGCAATCGCGCCATCCAGAAAATCGTTGATGAGATTGAATCCAACAAGCGCATCGTGCTCGATGCTGGCGGTCTCTTTGTGATCGGCACCGAACGCCATGAAAGCCGCCGCATCGACAACCAGTTGCGTGGCCGTTCCGGACGCCAGGGCGATCCTGGCCGTTCGCGCTTCTATCTCTCGCTGCAAGATGATCTGATGCGCATCTTCGGCACCGATCGTCTGGATGGCATGTTGCAGAAGCTGGGCCTTAAGGAAGGCGAGGCGATTGTTTCCACCTGGATCAACAAGGCGCTGGAAACGGCGCAGAAGAAAGTGGAAGCGCGCAACTTCGATATCCGCAAAAACCTGCTGAAATTCGACAACGTGATGAACGACCAGCGCAAGGTGATCTTCGACCAGCGCGTCAGCATCATGAAGGGCGAGGAAGTTTCCGAAACCGTTGATGACATGCGCCATGACGTGGTGAGCGAGCTGGTTTCAAAGCATATCCCTGAAAACGCTTATGCGGAATCTTGGGATGCGGTGGGCCTGCGCGAAAAGCTGCGTGACGCAGTGGCGATTGATTTCCCGGTCGATGACTGGGCCAAGGAAGAAGGCATTGCGGAAGAACAGATCCGCGAGCGTGTGCTGGAAACTGTGGACGGCATGTATATCGCCAAGCGCGAGGAATGGAACCAGGCCATGCCCGGCCAGAACCTGCCGCATCAGATTGAAAAATCAGTACTGCTGCAGACATTGGACAAGCTATGGCGCGAGCACATCATTGCCAATGATTACCTGCGCCAGGTGATCCATTTGCGTGGTTATGGCCAGCGCGACCCGCTGAACGAATACAAAACCGAAGGCTACAACATGTTCCAGGACATGGTGTCAAACCTGAAGGAAGCGGTGACCAGCCAGTTGATGCGCGTGCAATTGCAATCACAGCCGCCAGATGGTTTGCCGGATGAAACGCCCTTGCCCCCGATGGAAATGCATCACATCGATGCGACATCGCACCAGGATGAAGGCGGCGATCAAAATGTTGTCGTTGGCCAGATGACGATGGAGGCTGCGGCCCCGGCGAAGAAAAAGGCTGCGCTGAAGAAGGCAGCGGCGAAATTCAATCCGAAGAAGCCGGAAACCTGGGGCAAGGTTGCCCGCAATGACGATTGCCCCTGCGGCTCAGGCAAGAAATACAAGCACTGCCATGGGGCTTTCGTTTGA
- a CDS encoding peptidylprolyl isomerase, translating into MNQMQFSLKTALLAGLFSLTVLGQALAQTAAPATAANPKEDKVIATVNGYEIKTSEVRMAFDDVVGQLPNMPAKLRFPFVVEFLVERHLLAQVAAKEGIADSEDYKRRLAAYQAKALRDSYLTEKVAPSVTEAEIKAAYDKESAKVSQTERIRARHILVATEKEANDIEAKLKAGSKFEDLAKQYSLDGSKDYGGDLGYFTAPEMVPDFSKAAFALKVGEVSAPVKTDYGWHIIRLDDRKMGSAQPYDQVKDAIKNVLVRDKVQALLASLQGTAKVEILDEDLKKAQAEAQAQQKALRDKQQQNGAAAAVQGEGDGSTDQSGKGDLSLPGTDDQQQN; encoded by the coding sequence ATGAACCAGATGCAATTTTCCCTGAAAACCGCTTTGTTGGCTGGTCTCTTCAGCCTTACAGTTCTGGGCCAGGCCCTGGCTCAGACCGCTGCACCCGCAACCGCCGCCAATCCAAAGGAAGACAAGGTTATTGCCACGGTCAATGGCTACGAAATCAAGACGTCCGAGGTCCGGATGGCCTTTGATGACGTGGTGGGCCAGCTTCCCAACATGCCCGCCAAATTGCGTTTCCCCTTCGTAGTGGAATTCCTGGTTGAGCGCCATTTGCTGGCCCAGGTTGCCGCCAAGGAAGGCATCGCCGATAGCGAAGACTACAAGCGCCGCCTCGCTGCCTATCAGGCCAAGGCGCTGCGTGATTCCTACCTGACGGAAAAAGTCGCCCCCTCTGTCACCGAGGCCGAAATCAAGGCTGCCTATGACAAGGAAAGCGCAAAAGTCTCTCAGACTGAACGTATCCGCGCTCGTCACATTCTGGTGGCCACCGAAAAAGAAGCCAATGACATTGAAGCCAAGCTGAAGGCTGGCTCCAAGTTCGAAGACTTGGCCAAGCAATACAGCCTGGACGGCTCCAAGGATTACGGTGGCGACCTCGGTTACTTTACCGCTCCTGAAATGGTGCCGGATTTCTCCAAGGCCGCCTTCGCCCTCAAAGTGGGTGAAGTCTCTGCCCCAGTGAAAACCGATTACGGTTGGCACATCATCCGCCTCGATGACCGCAAGATGGGTTCGGCCCAGCCTTACGACCAGGTGAAGGACGCGATCAAGAATGTGTTGGTGCGCGACAAGGTGCAGGCTTTGCTGGCTTCGCTGCAGGGCACCGCCAAGGTTGAAATTCTCGATGAGGATCTGAAGAAGGCGCAAGCCGAAGCTCAGGCCCAGCAGAAAGCCCTGAGAGACAAGCAACAGCAGAATGGTGCCGCCGCCGCTGTTCAGGGCGAAGGCGATGGAAGCACCGACCAGAGCGGCAAGGGCGACTTGAGCTTGCCCGGCACCGACGACCAGCAGCAAAACTAA